The Deltaproteobacteria bacterium region CTTCAATTTCTCCATCTTTAAATTTCATTAAAGCCCCACCTCTGAATCGTCACCTATATGCAGCCTGAGTGCTTTATGAGGAGAAAGGTCCTTATGGATTGTCGAATTTTTCCCTATAAGGCTCTCCTCTAGTCTCTCTATACCCGAGACCTCGGAACCGTCCAGTATCACCGAAAATTCCACAGACGTCTTCTGTATGAGGCAGTCGTTTCCAATACTGGTATAAGGGCCTACAAAGGAATCCCTGATTGTGGTGTTCTTTCCGATGATCGTCGGGCCCCGGACGGTACTGTTTTCGATACGAGAGTCTTCTTCGATATGAACCCTTCCTATGACATTGCTTCCTGCATCTACGTTGCCCTTCATATGGGTATGTATCATTTCATCAAGCACCACCCTGTTTGCCTCGAGCATATCATCCTTTTTCCCCGTATCCAGCCACCAGGATTCAAGTATGTGGCTGCTCACCGCCTTCCCTGAGGCGATGAGCTCCTGTATAGCATCAGTGATTTCAAGTTCTCCCCTCCATGAAGGCTTTATCTTTTCGATTGCCCGATGGATTTCAGGAGAAAATACATAGACACCGACAAGGGCAAGGTTTGAGGGCGGCTCCTTAGCTTTTTCTACCAACTTTACGACTTCGCCTTTGTCATTTACTTCGGCCACCCCGAACCGCTGTGGCTCCGCCACCGGCTTGAGGAGAATGATGGCATCGGAGTGCTCCCGTGTGAATTCTTCAATAAAGCTAGTGATGCCCGAGCCTATAAGGTTGTCCCCTAGATACATAACGAAAGGGGAGTCGGCCAGGAAGTCTTGAGCCGTCTTTACTGCATGGGCGAGGCCTGAAGGGGCGTCTTGAAGAATATACGTTATTTTAACGCCCCAGAAACTTCCGTCGCCGACGGTCTCTCTGACTTCTGCACCTGTTTCCGGAGCAATGATGACCCCGATATCCTTGATTCCTGTCGTGCTGATAGAGTCAATGACGTAGTGAATGATTGGCCTATTTGCTACGGGGATGAGTTGTTTCGCAATGGTATGGGTGAGCGGCCTAAGTCTCGTCCCCCTACCCCCGCTTAAAACAAGCGCCTTCATCCTGCCCTCCTATTGTGTAGGAATTAACTAACTCATTTTGTAGGAATAAGCTAGCACATTTTATAGGAATAATCTAACGTGCATGATGGAGCCCCGGCGCCCGTGAATAAGAGAGATTATGTAAGCTTCCCATTATCTAAGCAGACAGTCCTAAAGTAGAACTTTTGGATGTTAGCTTTTCCGTGAGGCGGGCTCGGTTTCTACAAGCACTACCTTTGTTAAAGACCGATTGAGCATAATGAGATAATGAAGTAAAATAAAAGAAATAAGGTTAACCTGAAGAGTTGAAGTAAAGGCCATTGTAGCTCAGAACATTTCAGTTTATATGAATTATACTTTAAAGGCAGGGATACGTATAAGATGCACACTTTCTTAAACCTTTTGGAACACCCCATAGTTTTACATTCCCTGGACAATCAAAACAGATTACAAGGTGAGATGGAAACTTTCTTGATATAAATTTGTGTCTTAACATCTGAAGCTGGAAGTTAACAAAACCGCTAAGGCGGATAGGAAAATTAATTGCAAGATCAAAAATGTTTTAATGAACGAGATTAAATGAAAAA contains the following coding sequences:
- a CDS encoding glucose-1-phosphate thymidylyltransferase; amino-acid sequence: MKALVLSGGRGTRLRPLTHTIAKQLIPVANRPIIHYVIDSISTTGIKDIGVIIAPETGAEVRETVGDGSFWGVKITYILQDAPSGLAHAVKTAQDFLADSPFVMYLGDNLIGSGITSFIEEFTREHSDAIILLKPVAEPQRFGVAEVNDKGEVVKLVEKAKEPPSNLALVGVYVFSPEIHRAIEKIKPSWRGELEITDAIQELIASGKAVSSHILESWWLDTGKKDDMLEANRVVLDEMIHTHMKGNVDAGSNVIGRVHIEEDSRIENSTVRGPTIIGKNTTIRDSFVGPYTSIGNDCLIQKTSVEFSVILDGSEVSGIERLEESLIGKNSTIHKDLSPHKALRLHIGDDSEVGL